The Etheostoma cragini isolate CJK2018 unplaced genomic scaffold, CSU_Ecrag_1.0 ScbMSFa_2077, whole genome shotgun sequence genome includes a window with the following:
- the LOC117940269 gene encoding leucine-rich repeat-containing protein 30-like, translated as MGGAVCRAEVKEEKKKSRSVGREESLTSADRIRRFTVRNLGFNVLSLARRGLKDVPGELMELTELQKLNLSLNSLKLLPPQIALLCNLEVLNLWGNQVLHQ; from the exons atgggaggagcAGTGTGCAGAGCGGAggtgaaggaggagaagaagaagagtagGAGTGTGGGGAGGGAAGAGAGTCTGACGTCAGCTGACAGAATCCGGAGATTCACCGTCAGAAACCTTGGATTCAACGTCCTGAGTCTGGCTCGCAGAGGACTCaag GACGTCCCAGGGGAACTGATGGAGCTGACGGAGTTACAGAAGTTAAATCTGTCTCTCAACAGTCTGAAGCTTCTTCCTCCACAGATCGCTCTGCTCTGCAACCTGGAGGTGCTCAACCTCTGGGGGAACCAGGTACTGCatcaataa